The sequence CCGATGATGGTGGTGGAGCGAAGCCGGCTGCCCACCTCGGCCTTCCAGACGTCCATGGCTTCCCCAAAGGTGACCTGCCTGCGGTGCTCGGGCATGGGCTCCAGGCCGCGCCGCTGGCGGTCGGCCTGAAGCTCCAGGTCGTGCAGGAGGGACTTCGCTGCGGTCTTCGTGGTGGCCTGGGTGACGGTGTCGCGCCACCGGCCGTGCCCGTCCTTGAAGCGGACGTACCACTTGTTGTTCTTGCGGTAGATGGAACCCATTCGGACCTCCTCGTGGTGATGACCTCAGAGGTCTTATGTCCTAGACCTAGCGAATCTTGGCGCCCTGGCTCCGGATGAAGGCCCGGATCGCTGCCGGCTCGAAGCGCAGCAGCCCGCCGATCTTCACGCAGGGAAGCTGGCCCGCCTGAGCGCGCTGGTACACCCACGAGCGCGAGGCTTTGACGAAGCGAGCCACGTCATTCGCGTCCCAGAGAGTCTCCTCTTGTTGCACGTCGTCCGTGTCCCATGGGGGCTTACTCACCGGTGCCTCCTTCGCCAGGTTGCACGGGGCCCACGCCAGCGCGCTTCTTGATGTCGCCGACCGTGGCGCGGGCCAACTCCAGTTCCTTGGCCACTGCTCGCACGCTCTTGCCACCGCGCAGGAGGGCGAGAGCCTTCTCCACCTTGTGGGCCGCCACCCGTGACTTCTTCGGGCGCGCGCTTCCCTCTCGAACTTGGCGCTGACGCTCACCCGCTTCCAGCCGCGAGAGCGTGCGGTACGGAGCGGTGTCCGTGTTCTGCGTGAAGGGATTGCAGTCACGGTCGAGCTGCTTGCGCTTGTTGTCCCACGAGAAGCCCGTGCGCACCTCGTCCTCCACCACGGAGTGAATGGACTTGCGCTCGCGCACGGCCGCCTCCGCCGTCAGTCGTCTCTTCCTGATGCGCGGTGGGGCCACGTCCCGCCCCTCGCGCAGGCAGGTCAGGAGCGTTTGCGCGAAGTCCTTCTCCGACTCGCTCGTCCCCTGGCGGGCCACACGCACCACTGCCCAGGTGTCATCCCGCCCCAGCACCGGCTCTGCAGGGCTCAGGTTCTCCACCTTCCGCAGCAGGGCATGCAGACGAGCGCGGGCGATGAAGACGGCATCGGCTCGGTACTCCAGGCGCATGCTGCTGCCAACGCTCTCCAGCGCGGTGAGTCCTTCGCAGCGCAGGTCCAGCCCCTCGGGACAGATGATGGCGTCGGTGGAGACCAGGAGCGCCCCACGCGCGGTGATGTCCGCCATGAGGGCGCGAGCACGCCCCAGCACCAGCGTGGCCCACTCCAGCGCGAAGGCGCTGCCCACGTCACGCGGTCCCTTGAGCGCAGCGCGCAGCTCCGGCGAGCCGTCGATGGCAGCTCCCAGGCCTGGGCCGAAGCCTTTGAGCTGGGCCTCGCGCTCGAAGTCCAGGAGCGTTGAAGCCCGCATCCGCTCGGCCAGCTTGCCCAGCAAGGCGTTGGCGAAGAGTTTGGCTGTGGCGTACTCCCATCCGCGTCCGCTTAACGTGAAGGAGGAAAGCAGAGCAGAATCAAGGACCTGAGTGCAGCCGAGCAGGCAGCTCCGTCGAAATGAAGGGACGAGGAACATTCTCCCGGCATGAAGACGAGCACTCCGAGGACGAAGGTGGCAGAGGGACTGCGCGCGCTGGTGTCGGCTGAGGACATCCTGGAGGCCGCGCGCCGGCTGGGCGCGCTGCAGCGCCAGCGCAAGGTGGACCTGGTGGCGCTGGTGGAGTCCACCGTGGCCGCGGTGACGCCGCTGCCCGGCACGCAGACGACGGCGTTTGCCAATTACATCGCGCTCACCGGGCAGAAGCTGTCGCCCAGCGCCTTCTTCGAGCGTTTCAACCACGCCTTCGGGCAGTTGATGCGCGAGGTGGCGAGCCGGGCCGTCCAGGCCGTGCGAGAGGCCGTCGGCGAGGACAAGCCCTTCAACGAGTTGGGGGCACTGCTGGACGAATTCACGGACGTCCAAGTGGCCGACTCCACGTGCCAACTGCCGCAGCGGCTGGCCGCGGACTGGGCCCCGTCCACCAGCGAGGCGCGGCCCGCCGCCTTCAAATGGCACGCGCTGGTGTCGCTGAAGGACGAGTTGCCGGTGGCTGACGGGGTGACGCCGCAGCGCACCCAGGACACGTGCGCCCTGCCCGACGAGGCGCTGAGTCCCGGCACGCTCACCTTCATGGACCTGGGCTACACGGACACGGGCCGCTTCCTCGACGCCATTGAGGCCGGGGCCCACTTCCTGGTGCGGCTCAAGGCCCAGCACGACCCGAAGGTGCTGCGGGTGCACGTGGGCAAGGGCGAGCGCGTCCGGGCGCGTGGCATGCGCCTGACGGATGCGCTGCTGCAGGGCGTCCTCAAGGAGGAGGGGGGCGTCATCGACGTGGACGTGCAGCTGGAGAAGCACGGGCGCACGGCCCAGGCGCGCGTGGTGGCCGTGGAGGGGCCGGAGGGCGAGCGGCGCTGGTACCTGACAACGGTGGGCCGCGACGTGCTGACGGCACAGGAGGTGGCCGAGGCCTACCGCCTGCGTTGGCGAGTGGAACTGCTTTTCAAAGCCCTCAAGTCCGGCGTGGGGCTGTCGGCGCTGCGCGCCACGCGGCCGGGCGCGGTGCTCTCGCTGGTGTACGCCAAGGTGATTGCCCTGGCCCTCTCGCGCCTGCTGGAACTGTCGATGCAGCAGAAGGCAGGCGAGCCGGGCCAGGAGCAGGCGACGGGGCGACTCGCCCTGGTGCTGGCATTGACTCGCTGCGCCCCGCTGCTGCTGTCGCAAGCGATGATGAGCCGGGGCGTGACGTTGGAGCAGTTGGAGGAGCGCATCCTCCTTATCGCCGAGGTGACGGCCCGCTCACGCCAGCAGCGCCGAGAGCGTGAACGACGCAAGCGTGAGGCTTCTCTCGGGAGCGGCGGCTAAACCGGAAGCGGATGGGCGTACTCCAGGCTACCCCTCCTCGCCGCCCCCTTCTGCTGGAGGAAGTACCTCATGTAGCGGCCCACGTCATTGTCACGCTCGCGGGGGCCGGGCTTGAAGCCGTAGGCCTCTACCAACTCCAGCTTCGCCCCTTTTCGCATTGCCAGGCGCACCTCGGCCAGCGTGCAGGAGGTGGTGCCCTGGAGCGTGAAGGCGAGGCGGTGCACACCTTGGCGGTAGACCGGCAGGCAGGGGTAGCGCGTGCCCTCCGGGAAGACGAAGGTGAAGGTGCCGAAGCCCTCGTACTCCATCACCTGCGCGAGGGACTCCAGACGCTCCCACCGCGTCTTCGCGTAGGGCAGCGGCTGGAGGAGCGCCACATACGGGTAGAGACTCACCGCGTCGTACTCGGCGAAGGCACCGATGTGGAGGCCGCGTCGGAAGGCCTCTGACTGCGCGCCCCAGTAGGCGCGGCTGGCCATGATGCGCACCTTCGGGTCTCCGTTGAAGACCCGCTCCACGCGCGGCTTGTCCCGGAAGCTCGCTCCCTTCTTCACCTTGCGCGTCACCTGCTGCGACTTCACCGGAGCGGGGCCGCTGCGGACGAAGTGCAGGCGGAAGATGGAGGAGGCGATAGACGCCAGGGTGCGGCTGCCGAGCGCGTCGATTTTCCACTCGCGCAGCACGCTTTCGCGGAAGCCGAGCATGGCATGCAGAGTCACCTCCGCATCCCGAACCGCATGGGCCATCAGCCGCGCTGGGTCCGTCCGCTTCAGCTCGGCGAGATGCGGTCCGTCCACGTCCAGGCGGGGCAGCCCCACGGTCCGGGCGATCTCCTCCAAGGGGATTTTCGGGAAGTAGCCCGCGAGGTCCACCAGGCGTACGTCCCAGGTGCCCTCCTCGCGCTTCAGACTCCGTGGCCGGACGGATCTCCGTAAGGACGAGTTGCTGACCGGCTATACAGGCCCCGAGCCAACACCAGCTGCATTCTTCTGTATCAGAATTGGAACAAACGGCTTCGAGGTGGAGGAGCAGGTTGGGGATGAGGCGACGGGTAAAGTCACGACGCACAACCACTCGTGCACTACGGTGTTGGAACTCTATCGTCTCGTGTCTTCTCGCTCCGATGCCGTCGTGGCAGAGAAGAGGGCCGCTTCTTCAGCGTAGACGAGAGTAAGTTGGAGATTCCCTCTGGATGGGTACTCTTCGGGAGGTCCCTGCGCCGACGAGGCTCATCCTCCACCGGCTCTTGTACAAGGACCCGGCCGCGAGGTTTCAGACAGGGGCCTTGCCGAGCTGGGCCAGCCCTACGGCGCGCATGAGGCAGCCGAGGAGGTGCTGCCCTCCAATGCTGAATCCAGGGGCATCATGCTGAAGAGAGAAGGGAAGCCCATGGGCATCCAGCCCGAGGTGCTGCCCATGCGCAACGAGGACGAGATTTCAACTCAGCCGAGCTGATGCGCGCCGAGCAGTCCCTTGGGGAACACGCCGGCCCGCGCCACGCTCCCATGAGGTGCGCAAAATGGACCCGGCCGAGGCGGGGACGAGCCATCGAGGCCGACCGTCGGCCTCCTCAGCCGCGTTGTTTGCGACCAAGCTCATCTTCGGCAACACGCCACCGCCAGTAGCGCTTCGCCTTGACCCACACAACCGTCTCGGTCGAGACCTTCATGAAAGCGTCGAGGATCGGCTTGCCGAGGACCAGGTTGCCGTCGGCATTCTAGCGCAGCAAGGCGTCTGTGCCGTGTTTCGTGATCATGTCGACAACGTCATCTTGGTAGACGCAGCCGTCGCGGTGGAGATGGGCCAGCACCCAATCGGCCACCTCGGCGGGGTCACGCGCCCGCCCCGCCAGCACCTGGTGCTGAGATCGGCGGCTTCACCGAGGCGGGTTCCAGCCCAGCCTCCGGAAAGAATCCGATCTCCAGTTTCTTGCCGGCAAACCATTGGCAATTGTATTTGCCGTCGGGCAACACGATCGTCACCGTCATCTCCGGGCCGCCGCTCTTGAGCTTCACGACGTCGCCGACCTGAAACCGGCCCTTGGCGCTTCCTTTTGTCATGTCGTCCCTCAACTCGTAGACGGTGGAGAAAAGCAGCTCGCGTGTGCTGCCTCTCCCTGTGCTGCTCGAAGGGGTTGTCCATCCACTCCGGGCTGAGGGCGCGTTGCAGCGTCAAGAGCGCCATCACGCTGATGGGCTTCTTCTCCTGGCAA comes from Pyxidicoccus parkwaysis and encodes:
- a CDS encoding DNA polymerase — encoded protein: MGLPRLDVDGPHLAELKRTDPARLMAHAVRDAEVTLHAMLGFRESVLREWKIDALGSRTLASIASSIFRLHFVRSGPAPVKSQQVTRKVKKGASFRDKPRVERVFNGDPKVRIMASRAYWGAQSEAFRRGLHIGAFAEYDAVSLYPYVALLQPLPYAKTRWERLESLAQVMEYEGFGTFTFVFPEGTRYPCLPVYRQGVHRLAFTLQGTTSCTLAEVRLAMRKGAKLELVEAYGFKPGPRERDNDVGRYMRYFLQQKGAARRGSLEYAHPLPV
- a CDS encoding YodC family protein gives rise to the protein MTKGSAKGRFQVGDVVKLKSGGPEMTVTIVLPDGKYNCQWFAGKKLEIGFFPEAGLEPASVKPPISAPGAGGAGA
- a CDS encoding IS4 family transposase, which encodes MKTSTPRTKVAEGLRALVSAEDILEAARRLGALQRQRKVDLVALVESTVAAVTPLPGTQTTAFANYIALTGQKLSPSAFFERFNHAFGQLMREVASRAVQAVREAVGEDKPFNELGALLDEFTDVQVADSTCQLPQRLAADWAPSTSEARPAAFKWHALVSLKDELPVADGVTPQRTQDTCALPDEALSPGTLTFMDLGYTDTGRFLDAIEAGAHFLVRLKAQHDPKVLRVHVGKGERVRARGMRLTDALLQGVLKEEGGVIDVDVQLEKHGRTAQARVVAVEGPEGERRWYLTTVGRDVLTAQEVAEAYRLRWRVELLFKALKSGVGLSALRATRPGAVLSLVYAKVIALALSRLLELSMQQKAGEPGQEQATGRLALVLALTRCAPLLLSQAMMSRGVTLEQLEERILLIAEVTARSRQQRRERERRKREASLGSGG
- a CDS encoding helix-turn-helix domain-containing protein; the protein is MSKPPWDTDDVQQEETLWDANDVARFVKASRSWVYQRAQAGQLPCVKIGGLLRFEPAAIRAFIRSQGAKIR